One genomic segment of Chlamydiales bacterium STE3 includes these proteins:
- a CDS encoding putative N-acetyltransferase YafP (Product derived from UniProtKB/Swiss-Prot:Q47158;Gene name derived from UniProtKB/Swiss-Prot:Q47158;EC number derived from UniProtKB/Swiss-Prot:Q47158) codes for MQEKQRKEKILIRKYIVEDAQDLANIYYNTIHLVNVRDYNQQQINVWAPETSKETARWLKKFERTSPFVALINHKVVGFAEFEPSGHIDCFYCHHEWIGYGVGSALMEAIYASAAQQGIKSIFAEVSITAKPFFDRCRFTTVTQQTIERKGIFLTNYKMEKFI; via the coding sequence ATGCAAGAAAAGCAACGTAAAGAAAAAATCCTTATCCGAAAATATATTGTCGAAGATGCTCAAGATTTAGCCAATATTTATTATAATACCATTCATCTAGTCAACGTTCGAGATTATAACCAACAACAAATCAATGTTTGGGCTCCTGAAACATCCAAAGAAACTGCGAGATGGTTAAAAAAGTTCGAAAGAACAAGCCCTTTTGTAGCTTTGATTAACCACAAAGTGGTTGGATTTGCCGAATTTGAACCAAGCGGTCATATTGATTGCTTCTATTGCCATCATGAATGGATTGGCTACGGGGTAGGCTCAGCACTCATGGAAGCAATTTATGCATCAGCCGCTCAGCAAGGAATCAAGAGTATTTTCGCTGAAGTCAGTATTACCGCAAAACCATTTTTTGATAGATGTAGATTTACTACAGTTACTCAGCAAACTATAGAAAGAAAAGGTATTTTCTTAACAAACTACAAAATGGAAAAGTTTATATAA